Within Sorghum bicolor cultivar BTx623 chromosome 2, Sorghum_bicolor_NCBIv3, whole genome shotgun sequence, the genomic segment GCAGAATAACGAACAAAAAAATCATTTCTTAAAAGGCACAAGAAGCAAGAATAATGAACCACATGTCACATAataacataaaaataaaaacagtaTTAACGTGAAGCATGTTTCCTGTACCTGTAAGCCATAGTAATTGATAAATCCATTTTTACTTAGACCATTAACTGCAGCATTTATAACATCATCTGATTCTGCAATAACATTCCTGGAAGAGATAAAAGAAACGGGAAACATGAACTATCTGCTCactctttaggccttgtttagttcccagaaaaatttgcattcctcgtcacatcgaatctttagacgtatgtatggagtattaaatattgacgaaaataaaaactaattgcacagtttggtcggaattgacgagacgaatcttttgagcctagttggttcatgattggacaatatttgtcaaatacaaacaaaaatactacagtgtcaattttccaaaaaattttggaactaaacaaggccttaattagaAAACAAGGTCATGGCCTGAGTAAGTGGACCAAAGACAATGGCGCATAATAATGACAAAATTCTACAGTTCCTTATAAGTTGAAACTTAAAACTTATAACCATTGATACAACACATTGAAAGCAAACCACCAAACATTTTATTGTGACTCTGACAACATGTTTCATAGTGCGTGTACAGCATAAAAATTGGCAAATCACAAGCAGTTTCGCGAAGACCATTCATGACATTCAACCAGCACGCTATGTTGCCTATAGTGCCATACAAAGCAAGGAGAGTACGCACCTCAAAGTAATTGCAAAGCGGTTCCCTCTGAGTTGACCAAGAGTAAGGCCCTCCTTCACATAACTGACGAGGCATTTGCAGCTAAGTAGTCAGTGACTTTAAATAAAGGGGTTCATAGATATATGCTTGACTGGTTACCTAAAGTCTCCAACTCTGATACCTGCGAGTTTGCTATTAAGAGCAGCCAACCTACTGGCATGCACTTTGAAAAGTGTCACCTGATCAAGCGGCAGGGAATCAGGACAATGGGGAAAAAATAGAGGGGGGCTTCACACCTGATTGACCCAGATTGTCCAACAACAAACCATATTGACCCGACCAATATGGGTATTCAAATACTTTGTTTCCCGACCAAACCATATTGACCCAGATTGTCCAACAATAAACCAACAAATGGGAAAACTCAGGGCATACCTGTTGGGTTGTAACAGCACGTTTATCCTTTGTCCCTGCAAATCCAAACGATCTTGGCTGTGGAAATTAATCCCACCAACCAGTCAATGGAAGCGATGAGAATTGAGCAACTCAACATAAAACTTGTAAAGTACTTTGATGAAGTAAAACATGGAGACTACCTGAACCCCTAGCATCTTTCCTATAACTCCTAGTGCCTCTTGTGTGTCCTTATTCTCCTTGTAAAGGTTAAACCTGGTAATATTGCTTACTATTATCTACTATATTTCAAAATCAGAATACATGAAATATGAATCGCAAGTCAAATGTGCATCCTAACACATTCTTATCTCAGCAGGTCATAGATGCATATGACAAAAAGAAATGGCAGCACCTCAGGAACTTCCCCAGGTGATAAGGCCAGGATGTAGAGCCTCTACTGTCAAATGGCTTGTCATCTCTCCAGCCTGAACTGTTCATGCCTCTCCTGTTCCTTGCCCTCCCACCGCGTGGCCCTGAACCCAAGCGCACCCTAATACATTTCTGAATACCGTCGCTGTGCTCAACCGTATCCGTGTTCAGGAACTTGAAATTTCTCTTGATGAACTCGTGCACCTCCTGCAGCAAAACAATTACAACGGAGCAGGTGACACGCATATCATCCTCATCCAGGCATCCACTGAAACCACGTTCGGGTTAACCAAACTCACCGATCGATGGGCCTTATCTGCATCGGCTGACAGAATGATTGGCGACAAATCACCATCCCCTCCCTCCGAGACCCTCTCCAGGAATCCCCTCAACGCGTCGTAATCCACTTCGCCGCAGAGCAGCCGGAACGACGCGAGCGCCCGCGATGGATCCGCGGTGGCGTCGCATTCGCCGTCCTCCACATTATCTCCACTCTGGAAATCCACAAACACCAGGCAGGCGAAGTGAGGTCAGAACCTCGGACATGGCAGATAAGATTACAGCCCAGTCCACTAATCCAAGCCCGCAGCGTGGGAGTTCGGGAGAGAAATACCTCCTCGCCGTCGGGGAGATCGAAGGAGGTGAGGCGAACGAGGGCGCCGTCGCGGGCGACCTCGTGGACGATGAAGTCGGAGTAGCGCTGCTTGAGCGCGCCGTTGAAGCCCGGGATGGAGGCGGCGAAGCGGGAGATGCCGACGTCGGGCTCGGCCAGCGGTGCGCGGCGCGGCGTGGGCGGATGGGCTGCGGCACGGGCGCGGAAGTgggcggcgggcgggcgggaAGGGGGTTTAGGGGTGAGGAGGGGCAAGGGTTTTAGGAGGTGGCGGCCGCGCATTCTGTCGGGCGCGCCGCGGGAGAACGAGCCGCCGGATTGGGGGACGGGGAGCAACTGCTAGATTGCTATCCCGCTTGTGCAGTTGTGCCTAAAGATGTCAATGGGGGCCCACGACCCGCGACCCGATGGGTATTTACTCTATTAGGGTACCAATATGGAGTGAAACCAGTACCTATGGGTACATAAACGGAGCAAACCCTTCACCCATTGGGTACGCGGGTATGGGAACGTTCTAGTAGTCCCCATACCCATTTACCCATGGGTGAAAAATACCCAGCCCAAAACTAAAGAAGCCCACCAGCCACCAATCCATCGGCAGCCCATACACTGAAACCCTATGTAGTGCTAGCAAAGTACTACTCTCTACTACGTGATTTGTATGGACAATGAACTATTATGGTGTTGTGACTAGTGGTTGCAGCAGAAATTATTATGTTGCTATTTGCTAGGTATATGATGAGGTGGCTATGTGACGATGCTTGTGAATGGCTATGTGACGATGCTTGTGAATTGCTACTATGTGACTGGTGCTTGTGAATTGTTGATGTTTGGCGGGTATGGGTGACCCACCGGGTCTAATTTACCCATCCGGGTATGGGTCTGGGGAAATTCTTCCACCCATCACTGTATATGGGGATACCCGTGGTGTCATATTGTTGTCACGGGGATGGGTCTGGAGACTTCATACCCCATGGGGATTTACCCATTGCCAACACTAGTTGTGCCGCTGTGCGCGGGCGGGCGCTCTGTTTCTTCTCCACGCTCGCAATGAGCCAATGGCGTGGCAGGCCTCCCTCCGTTTTTCTTTTTAATATCCAGCGGGTACAAAATCAAACATTTCTAATTTATAACTATCAGTTTTAAAAATATACTGATTAACAATATAAGATTTATATTGTTTAGAATTATATGGTCCACATGTTATGAatctatataatttttttttaaaaaaagttcaaaaactcaaaattgaaaaTATTTAACTTAGAAAAATCTAATGTAGCATATGCAAAATAGAGGGAGTATAATTAATTTTGTTTCTACTCACTCTCTATCCTGCAAAAGAGACACATGTACTCCCTTTCTAGTTGTGCCTGATGATACAACTgttgatgtttttttttcattgcTTCATATGTGTCTTTTATTGGTACTAGTTCAagaatgtactccctccgtcccaaaataagtgacGTTTGCGCTTTCcaaaaaataactttaactaaacacatagtaaaaaatattaatatttatagtacataattagtatcattgaaaagatctttaagtctagttttttaacaaatttatttcgaGACACAAATATTGtacatattttctacaaatcgagtcaaacttgtaacacgaaaacctaaaacgacactcttttggGGACGGATGGAGTAAGATTTTGCATGTCTAGTGCGTTACGGGATTAATCTTTGGATTCGACGCAAGCATTGTACTCAGATTTTGATGTTcaattggccttgtttagttgtaaaacttttttgggaaatcgacattgtagcactttcgtttgtattgataaatattgtccaatcatagactaactaggctcaaaagatttgtctcgtcaattccgaccaaattgtgcaattagtttttgttttcgtctatatttaatactccatacatatgtctaaagattcgatttgacggggaatctgaaaaaattttgcaaaattttttgggaactaaacaaggccaaagcttTATCTATGTAAAGCACAGATTGCTTTGAGGAAAGCCATTGGAAAAACGATGAAAAAAATTGAGTATTATTGTACTCCCTTaatttcaaattgtaagtcattttaagaattttgaagagtcaaaatattttcaagtttgactaaaattataaaaaaaaatactaagatttgtaagataaaataagtataatatatgaaatgaaaatataattaaaaaagaatccgatgatacttagttgatatcataataattattattttattatataaatttgattaaatttaatATAGTTTGATTCTTCAAAATTTACAATTTGAGATAGAGTGAGTACCTTTTATTATGTATGCTGCATCCACGTATCCGGCAATCCACTTCCGAGTTTAGCTTGCGTCGCGACACACTGAGGAATTCCACATTGAGAAGCATGTGAGGCCAGCGTTTCTCGGCGTGCCGTTGTCTGCTACCTTTCGCGGCTTCGCCTCTGCTCTGCTGCCGCGTCTCGTGTCAGGCTGTCAGCTAGCTTGGGGGCGCGGGGGCAGTGGGGCACTACGGCCGGCCATGGCCGCCGCGGCGAGTACACCTCACTGCCACCGACCGTGGCAGCTGCTCGTCCCAGCGAAAGCGTGCGCGAGCCGCCGCACGGGCTGGCCTGCCGTAGCCGCAGGAGTCGGAGCTGGCGGTGCGCCGAACGCATGGACGGGCAGGCTGCTACCGCCACCTGCAGCTCGGCGCGCCGTGAGGACCAAGGCCGGGGCGGCCGAGGCGCggccgtcgtcgccgccggaCGCCGTGACCTACAGCGCGAGCATCTCCACCGACACGCCCCTCCACGAACCCCCTGGGGTAAGCCAGCTACCACCTACCACCTAATCTCTTCGAGTGCGGCCATGGATGTGGATTGGGGCAAAAACTGAAGCTGGCCTGGACGGGCCGTGCGCGCGCGCGTGCAGGTCTCCTTCGACGAGTACCTCCAGGACAGCGCTCGCGTGTTCCGCGCCATGTTCCCCGACGAGAGCAGGAGCCAGCGGGTCGGCGACGTACGTAACCACCACCTCACGCGCTCGCAGCTCTCCTGTCGATTTCTCCAGCTCGCCCGGCGAAACCTATCGatttttgggttgtgcaggggGAATGGCGGGTCCAAATGCTGCCGCTGCAGTTCCTCCTCCTCACCGTGCGCCCCGTCGTCGTCATGCAGCTGCGGCACCGCCACCGCGCCGGCGGGCTCGACCTCCGAGTCGTGCGTATAGCTTGACTAGCCAGTAGCCACGGCTGGCTTACCAGAATTCTTCTCTCCTTCCTTCGTGGACCGTCACCTGCAACTGCGAGTGGTGAACGATGCGCCTTTTACTTTTACAGACGGAGTGGGAGCTGAGGGGGCTGGACGTCAGCTACGCGCCCTCCAGCTTCGACCTCGACGTGAGCGGGTCGCTGTACGCCGACCGGAGCCGGAGCCGCGGGTGCCGGATGAGAGGCCACCTGGAGATCGCCATCACCTGCGTCCTGCCGCCGCCCCTGCGCCTGGTGCCAGAGACTGTCCTGCGCGGCGTCGCCGAATCGGTAAGATGGTGACCACAACTGCGCGTCTGCAGACTGCAGATCCTAGCTCTCGTCAGGCATCCAAATATATAGCACCAGTTCGGTCACTGAACGGtggagctaaggccttgtttgcttccaaaaaattttgcaaaatataaatagtaacactttcgtttgtatttgacaaatattgtccaattatagactaattagtctcaaaagatttgtctcatcaatttcgactaaa encodes:
- the LOC8063519 gene encoding pseudouridylate synthase 7 homolog isoform X2, with the protein product MRGRHLLKPLPLLTPKPPSRPPAAHFRARAAAHPPTPRRAPLAEPDVGISRFAASIPGFNGALKQRYSDFIVHEVARDGALVRLTSFDLPDGEESGDNVEDGECDATADPSRALASFRLLCGEVDYDALRGFLERVSEGGDGDLSPIILSADADKAHRSEVHEFIKRNFKFLNTDTVEHSDGIQKCIRVRLGSGPRGGRARNRRGMNSSGWRDDKPFDSRGSTSWPYHLGKFLRFNLYKENKDTQEALGVIGKMLGVQPRSFGFAGTKDKRAVTTQQVTLFKVHASRLAALNSKLAGIRVGDFSYVKEGLTLGQLRGNRFAITLRNVIAESDDVINAAVNGLSKNGFINYYGLQRFGSGSVPTHFVGAALLRGEWRHAVSLILGTRVHYKWHGDVDAALRGMPRHLTVERAILQRLKKYPGNYLQALMAIPKTLRLMYVHSYQSYLWNHAASMRVEKYGSSLGEATTTDTFDDDDSHVNSSEMEMSCETLPEEKIQSVKIVDSEDLLKAVYSFEDVVLPLPGSETLFPGNEVARIYHEIAKKDGISLIESAHGIKDFSITSMKGGYRRILQRPIDFEWDLMTYTDDNTPLVPTDLDVLSEIQSSETNELLSDGTCSCPSSDSQLQVSVVTSGPTIEASSAETKSIGILDLSPEKLAVKLEFTLPASSYATMAIRELTKTSTSVACQKTLNG
- the LOC8063519 gene encoding pseudouridylate synthase 7 homolog isoform X1, with product MRGRHLLKPLPLLTPKPPSRPPAAHFRARAAAHPPTPRRAPLAEPDVGISRFAASIPGFNGALKQRYSDFIVHEVARDGALVRLTSFDLPDGEESGDNVEDGECDATADPSRALASFRLLCGEVDYDALRGFLERVSEGGDGDLSPIILSADADKAHRSEVHEFIKRNFKFLNTDTVEHSDGIQKCIRVRLGSGPRGGRARNRRGMNSSGWRDDKPFDSRGSTSWPYHLGKFLRFNLYKENKDTQEALGVIGKMLGVQPRSFGFAGTKDKRAVTTQQVTLFKVHASRLAALNSKLAGIRVGDFSYVKEGLTLGQLRGNRFAITLRNVIAESDDVINAAVNGLSKNGFINYYGLQRFGSGSVPTHFVGAALLRGEWRHAVSLILGTRVHYKWHGDVDAALRGMPRHLTVERAILQRLKKYPGNYLQALMAIPKTLRLMYVHSYQSYLWNHAASMRVEKYGISQVVEGDLVYKTGSSLGEATTTDTFDDDDSHVNSSEMEMSCETLPEEKIQSVKIVDSEDLLKAVYSFEDVVLPLPGSETLFPGNEVARIYHEIAKKDGISLIESAHGIKDFSITSMKGGYRRILQRPIDFEWDLMTYTDDNTPLVPTDLDVLSEIQSSETNELLSDGTCSCPSSDSQLQVSVVTSGPTIEASSAETKSIGILDLSPEKLAVKLEFTLPASSYATMAIRELTKTSTSVACQKTLNG
- the LOC8063520 gene encoding uncharacterized protein LOC8063520 encodes the protein MAAAASTPHCHRPWQLLVPAKACASRRTGWPAVAAGVGAGGAPNAWTGRLLPPPAARRAVRTKAGAAEARPSSPPDAVTYSASISTDTPLHEPPGVSFDEYLQDSARVFRAMFPDESRSQRVGDGEWRVQMLPLQFLLLTVRPVVVMQLRHRHRAGGLDLRVTEWELRGLDVSYAPSSFDLDVSGSLYADRSRSRGCRMRGHLEIAITCVLPPPLRLVPETVLRGVAESVLSRLAEKMRRDVDVGLVADFRRFHREKAAASRATPTLDGTASSRDQASERQSR